The Tachysurus fulvidraco isolate hzauxx_2018 chromosome 19, HZAU_PFXX_2.0, whole genome shotgun sequence genomic sequence CCCTCAGGACCTTTCAATGGCTCCTCTTCCATTTCATCTTCCATTTCATCGACCGAATCCCCTGCATTTCCCAACTTGTCATCCATCTACATATTTAATCTGGGCTCTTAttggatgttttttcttcaatattcagtgtaagttatctatttcaaaaataatattttaaaataaaatgagttttctaataacagaaattaatCTGTTTGGCACAGGTATATTTTTGTCTACAAAAGTAATTTCAAGCATTTAACCATACACCTTcagattaaatgatttttaagatCATAGTTAACATTTTAGaaacaatttattgttttttaaggcAAATTGTAAGATTTTGATGGGGGACATGTTTTGTCCCTTATGTCAAGAATCagtgatttatatatttgagAGCACTATAGGTTAATTTCAGCTGCTACTGCTGTTGGTTAAGTTAAGGTCGTGGATTTATGGTGATGGTCCTTAAATATCTATCCACATTGAAATGATTTCTATGATAAAATGTGAGATATCATTTACTTTGTTGTTACGTTGTATGAATTATTCTGGTATCCAGTCTGCTATGAACAGGACGATGACGAGTCCCAGGAGGCCGATAATCCTCAAGAGGAGGAAACAGCCGTTTCAAAGAAACGAAGCCGACGAGACGCAGAACAAATCTTCTACGGCGTCTGGAGCAGAATCCGTCTCTGCATCTGCACAAGACGGCATCCGCGTTGTGGACCATCCCACTAGGCCGGAAGCACTAGTGGTCGTTGTACCAGAAACCGCCAGTCTTCAGAGCGTCCTCGATGCGCTGGATGCCAAGAGGAAGGAACGTGGTACTCCGGGGCCAAACAAGTTCATTTTTCTGAGTGGAAGATGTGGATCTGATGAGGAAGTTAAAACTCTGTTCCAGGCCACATCAGAGAATAAAAACCTCCTCCGAGATGAAACAGGTGCAGCTGGAAATGACCAAACTCTACCAAACAGTGAATGTACGTGCAAATTTATACAGCGTATCCTATATATTATTCCTTCTTTATTCCTTAGTGTTTATTCAGTTGTTCATTCTGCTGTTTGTGTTAGTGCCAGTGACAAGTGCCAGTGACTCTGACAAAGAGAAATTCGATGGCTGCGTACAGCTCCAGGAGGTATcgtttataatatatttatatctgtatttaaAACTACTTTTAAGGCTTAacctttaattttctttacaaaCGTGGCCATGACCTGTTCTCTTCCCCGACCCTGCCGCAGCCTGCCGTTGATCCATCGGCCTCCTCTTTCCCACAAGCCATGCAAGTCTGTTACCAACAAGTAAGCCACTtttccctctcctcctcctcacagtcagacagacagagaggacacACGGTTCATCGCCATCTCCAAAGATCACACTCATTTTATTCCAGGATTTGAATCGTTAAGGCAGGAAGCAGGGAGATTAAGTCTAAACTATACCTTGTCTCTTGTTTTGATCTGTGTTCTTGGCATCCTTGTCAttctctgtaaataaaaactgaCAGGTTTTGTTTCTCTCCAGCAACAAAAGCGAGTTGTGGCTGACCCTAAGAACGCTACAGTCTGCACTACAGGTGGGTAAACATGGGTTTCCAGATTAttctcttttcattcattccGATTCATCCACAATAAGAGCAGAGTGGATGCTTAGTAGCAAACTTTGCTGATTGTACTTCAGCTTCAAAATATATAAGCACGGTAAATGAGACCttagataaaaaataatttgacgGCCACCAAGACGGTGATcgattttgtttggttttgtctcCAGAGAGGAAAATGAAGCTTTCTCTGTCCACCCCTCAGCAGACCTCCACTGCTTCCAATCCCGTCTCCAGATTAGGGTGCAAGAGGCTTTGCATTGCTCCTAAGGTTAGTTATGCTCACATAGAAACTGATACATATAAAGTAAGAACAGGAACTCATCTACTTCGTTGTTTAAAAGGTCTCCAATGGTGAATCCAGTGTGGTGGTGATGTCTGCCCCGGTTGCTGAAGTAAgggaagaatgtgtgtgtataccattCAGTGAACCCTGCAGCAGCGAAGAGAAAGAGATGCTCAGAATGAGATACAAGAGAATCTCACGTCGGAAGCAGTGTCTAGTCCCACTTTCCAACGAGGAGCCTGTTCTGATCTTTCCTGAAGGCACTTTCTTCGATTAGCACAGCGTTATGGATTTCACCATGAACTACAACCTAATATATATTATCCTTGctttatatatctaatatataaatatctatatatctatatatctaatatatatatactttctgAATTTCAGTTTATCTCCATGtacagtttttttaaaaaaattctagttTTGTAATCTCTACAACGGTGCTTGATTCTCTATTTTGATGCACGGTGAGTCGGACATGACCGCCAAGTTTCcatgcaaaaaaagaaagaaaaaaaaaaaactggacacATTTCCTATATAAGCTGCTCATGCTGATTTTCACTGCCATTGCTTTTTCCACAGATCCATgtatctcttttttctcttacaGATTTTGTGAAATTTAAGTGTATTCATCACTCCAAGGTGTTTAGTGAAGGAATGTATTGAGAAACCGATTGGTCTGGTTTGCACAACTTATAATATGTATGTAGATGTATTTTAGGTATTTTATGAGTACATAGATTTAAGCAAATCCCCAAGTAGACACTACTGCATGCAAAGTTTTTAACATTGATGGAGAAACAAATGACTTGATGAATTGAAGCTGATGGTTTTcttctaattatttttatttttttggcagccaaaacaacacaataaaccaggggtctcatttataaagcgtgcgtacacacaaaacggggctggaaatgtacgtacgccagttttcgcgcaaaggttgtgatctataaaaaacaaacttgacgggaaaatgtgcgcacctttaagcaaactttgagacgtgcgtacgcacattctggagacaaaggagATTGGCGACACaaatggtgaggtcgtgaactgaagttagattgtagaaaattcatgtgagaagaactctctctctcactcattttctaccgcttatccgaactactcgggtcacggggagcctgtgcctatcccaggcgtcatcgggcactCCCtgtacaccctggacggagtgccaacccatcacagggcacacacacactctcattcattcacacacacacacacacacacacacacacacacacacacacacacacacacacacacacacacacacacacacaggacaattttccagagatgccaatcaacctaccatgcatgtctttggactgggggaggaaaccggagtacccggaggaaacccccgaggcacagggagaacatgcaaactccgcacacacaaggcggaggcgggaatcgaaccccgaacctggaggtgtgaggcgaacgtgctacccactaagatcatgaagattaaatccaacagtgttatttgtgccgattgttttaggctatatacatctagtaaaatccaaacgtaattcaaaatgtaataatcagcactactccgtccagggtgcatccctccttgatgcccaatgacgcctgaggataggtTTACTTAACTTtaaacgcttccctttcttcacattgtcactaatgttaatgtattttccaaaacaaatgcttgtaaaaaaatccccaagagtccaaggaactggaatatgtaagccttttaatccaaaacgctttgctcgcctcacaaatattacgtttctgaccgaaaactgtaaacagtagTTCACTTccgtaatatataatgtataccaagtgtatcactaaggccatatcccaaactgtagggagattccagctctgtccttgaaaacaactcaaaattattgataaacgcctccagctctgactgcacgtGCACGCTgcacgtacctgtgcttttctgttcaaataaagcagacagctgaagacgcacttttgaaagactacagactacaacacacgcgtgtaaaagcaaagttaaaaaaaatcgctattggatcaaactgataaataattttctttcccatcgacgacataatttttattgtttatttatgaaagtaaaaattatacttatagttttagggtggctaagattacagacagggggctgaagccaccctaaaaagggactagaaccgcccctggttgacacaaaaaataatatttaaaataaaattttagttttctaataacagaaattaatCTGTTTAGCACAGGTATATTTTTGTCTACAAAAGTAATTTCAAGCATTTAACCATACACCTtcagattaaattatttttaagatcATAGTTAACATTTTAGTCAAGTGACCCTAAACTTTTGAATGGTAGTGAACATTACTTAATAAGTATTTGGGAGCACTTTTCCACTCCGTCAGCTTACATGTCAACACCGTCAGACAAAATATCTGACAGATTTGACGTCTGATGGAGTTGACAAAACAACAAGTTTTTTTCAACTTAATCATGTCTAATAAATGGTAGCCATtgtgattttctgcagtgacaAATCAGCCAAACTGCAGAAGGTAATATGTCAGCTTGTATGTCAGACATCCAGTGGTTGAGGGAAATCACCAGGCAACTCTCAGGTGCTGAGGTAGGAAAGAAAGACTCTGACAAAGAGGTATCGTTTATATAAAGTTCACTTTAGATTAAATCCATATCATCAGTGTTTACTGTACTTCATTTAGCATTAACAAGATGGCTGTTCTTTAGATGTAAACCCTGTAGGCTGTTGGATTTCCTTTTATTcttgtacaaaaaaaacccaacagattctgtttcccttttttcccctctgtcaGGAAAGACCACCGTACACCTACAGGGTTTTGATCCAGTTTGCAATCAACAGCAAGAAAAATAAGATGATGACAGTGCAGGAGATCTGTAACTGGATAGAAAACCATTTCCCTTACTTCAGAAATGTAGCTAAACCTAGCTTGAAGgtaacaatttttttctttaatatttatttgactttaatcCTATATGAGcagactttattatttttatcatctAAGGGAAATGAATTACTGTGTTATTACTGCatgttttatctgttttcttttttctcttcctatTAGAAAACCATTCGCAAAAGACTTTCCTCGGACATGTTCATCAGAAAGAGCGCACCAGACAGCAAGATCTCCAACTGGACCATTAAACCCGAAGCAAACTGCCATCTGACATTATACCAGGTGAACAGAAAtctttctctgtatttaaaactacttttacttttactgctTCCATTGCTCCCAAGGTTAGTTATGCTCACATAGAAActgatacatactgtataaagtaaGATCAGGAACTCATCTACTTTGTTGTTTAAAAGTTCCCCAGGAGGTCCCCCAGAAATCGCACAGGCTCATCGCTTGGCGGTTCCCCAAGTCATCTGGTCGATTTTTGTTAGAACTTGGTCACCGATAAACACCTGGCCATGGCATCACTTGATGATTCACCTTAGAAAAAAACTCTATTCATGCTGCTCACATGCCTCTTTGCAATGTTTGTATATATTGTGACGGCGGCACGGGCACCACCGCAAACACACCGAGGAAAAACCGCTCTTTGCCCACTGCAGTGGCAACCCggaagcgagagagaggaacagGCGGCGGTTCAGCACCATGGCCAGCACCGCGGCAAGTGAGAGCGGGGCGGAGCGGCAGGAAAACACGGACCAATCAGGAGCGCCGCTGGAGCATTCACCCTCCAGGAGGAAAGCACAGCAGGAAGCAAGGCTCAGTGGCTGGAGAAGgaaaagtgggtgtggcctaaccGAGACTAATGCTTGTTATTTGTTCTAATATCTTTCTACAGAGACTTCCAGCTGACACAGGACTCCCTACCGCCGACTGCGCCTGCACAACGTGCCTGGAGAGATCTGCTCCGCCGCTACCCTGCCGCCCTCCTCCTGTTGTCTAGACAGAGAGCCTGGACCCCTGCCCAGCGACCCATACAGGGAACTATTCTTGCCTTCACTGCCTTCCTATTTTTTCCTTATGCTTTCAGTGTTGGACAATTAAACTCACTCTTCTGCTAAACCCTGATCCAGTCTCTCTGCCTCTTCTTCCGTGTCCCGTCTCTCTAAGAGCCCTACACTGGTGGAGAATGCAGGCGTCGGACACGGAAGCAGCTACGGAGCCCTCTGTGGGGCAGGTGCTACAACATCTCATGCAGGCCAGCCTCCATCAGCACGAAGTGACTCAGGAGCTGGACAAGAGTGTCAAGAGGGCCACAGATGAGTTACTGGAACTTCGGCGGGGGCCCCCCGCCGCATCAATTCCCCTCCCTGATCCTGGTCGCGATGCTCAGCGCCGGCTCACAAAACTCAGCGCCGAAGATGACGTGGAGGCGTTCCTGGACACCTTCGAGCACACGGCGGACCGGGAGGGCTGGCCCAAACATGAATGGGCCGACGCCTTAGCCCCATTGCTCAGCGGAAACGCTCAACTTGCGTATTATGCACTGGATCCAGACCAGGCTTGGGACTATGAAACGCTAAAGGAGGAAATTCTCATCCGCTGCGGCCGTTCCCCTGTAACTGCGGCCGGAGATTTCCACAGGTGGCGGTATGATCCAACCAGCAACCCTCGCCCCCAGATGGATGAACTGCTGCGTATCACCAGACGCTGGTTGCAGAGCGATCGCCTCACGGCCAAAGAGGTCGTGGAAAGAGTGGCCATGGACCGGTTCCTACGGGTGTTACCGGCCGAAGAATGGAAGGCTGTTGGGCTGAAGGGCCCGGAGGACACAAAGGACCTCCTGAACACCCTGGAACATGCCAAGGCCACCCTCGAAATGGGCCGGGAGGCTCGGAGAGACTTCCAGGCCAGCGCCTGCCACCCCCAGCCCCGGCAACAGCCCATTTCGGAACAGATCTGGGAGAAAAAAACGATGTATAGACGGCCCACCCTGGGACCGGTTGATGAGCCCATGCCCACCGAACCGGACCTCAGAACTCCAACCCAGGCCCACAAACAATGGCTCGCAAGCTGCGGCCTGCACACCCCCACCGTTCCAAAGGGGGCCCGTCTTACTGTGGAGGTAAATGGCCACCCGGTGCCTGCACTCCTGGATTCGGGGAGTACGGTCACCCTGGCCCGCCTGGCCGTACTCCCCGGCCCCATAAAGTCGGTGGGGACTCTCGCGGTCTCGTGTGTCCATGGCGATGCCCGCTCGGTCCCCACCTCACGACTGGCCTGGGTTCACCGCCGCCATGAAGGCCAATGCCAAGAGTGGGCCGGAACGGGGAAGAAGGGCCGGGACCGCCGGGCGTACATGGCTCACGAGGATCGAGACACCAGAGACTCCTCCCCAGGTGAGCCCCCGTTGCAGGTTATCCCTCTGTCTTCCCTGTTTCAACAGGCCACCCAAGAGAGAGGTTTTGGAAAAGAGCAGAAAGAGGACGACCGGCTGAAGCACTGCTGGGGCCAGGTCCAGCAGGTGGAGGGAGTAAACACCGACCCTGCCCGGCGACTTCCCCCGTCGTACTTCCTGGTGAGAAATGGGCTGCTCTACTTCCACACCGATAGGAGAGGAGAACCTTGTGACCTACTGGTGGTGCCACGCCAACGTACCCCCCCCCTGCTCCACCTAGCACACACTCACCCCTTGGGAGGCCATCTGGGGCCCAAGAACACGTTAGAGAAATTGCGGGATCGGTTTACGTGGCCGGGCATGAACGCAGAGGTCCTGGGCTTTTGCAGGGCCTGTGCCACATGCCAGCGAACCTCTCCCCTGAAGCCAGCTCCGGCCCCCCTTATTCCCCTTCCTATCATTGGCATCCCCTTTGAGAGACTCGGCATGGACCTCATTGGGCCGCTACCAAAGTCTGCCCGGGGCCATGAGTACATCCTGGTTATGGTGGACTACGCCACCCGCTACCCCGAGGCGGTCCCACTTCGGAAGGCCACCTCTCAGAGCGTGGCCAGAGAACTGCTTCTGCTCTTCAGCCGAGTCGGGATCCCCAAAGACATCCTGAGTGACCAAGGTATGCCCTTTATGTCCAAACTAATGATGGATTTATGTCGGCTCTTGCAGGTCAAACACCTTAGGACGTCTGTCTACCATCCCCAGACCGACGGCTTGGTGGAACGCTACGGAAGGTGGTAGACCAGGAAGAACGGAATTGGGACCTCCTCCTTCCCTATGTCCTTTTTGCAATCCGGGAAACGCCCCAGGCGTCCACAGGCTTCACCCCTTTCGAGCTCCTGTTTGGGCGGCGGCCCCGGGGCATCCTGGACGTGGCCCGGGAGGCTTGGGAGGAGCAACCCTCCCCCTTCCGCTCCGTCATAGACTTTGTCCAGGATATGCAGTCCGGCATCGAGCGCGTCGGGCCCATCGTGAAGGAACACCTAAAAAGAACGTACAATCGACCAGCCCAGGCAAGGGAACTGTGCCCTGGGGACCAAGTAATGCTCCTCGTTCCCAGCG encodes the following:
- the LOC113645604 gene encoding uncharacterized protein LOC113645604 isoform X1, translated to MNYSGIQSAMNRTMTSPRRPIILKRRKQPFQRNEADETQNKSSTASGAESVSASAQDGIRVVDHPTRPEALVVVVPETASLQSVLDALDAKRKERGTPGPNKFIFLSGRCGSDEEVKTLFQATSENKNLLRDETGAAGNDQTLPNSELPVTSASDSDKEKFDGCVQLQEPAVDPSASSFPQAMQVCYQQQQKRVVADPKNATVCTTERKMKLSLSTPQQTSTASNPVSRLGCKRLCIAPKVSNGESSVVVMSAPVAEVREECVCIPFSEPCSSEEKEMLRMRYKRISRRKQCLVPLSNEEPVLIFPEGTFFD
- the LOC113645604 gene encoding uncharacterized protein LOC113645604 isoform X2 — protein: MNYSGIQSAMNRTMTSPRRPIILKRRKQPFQRNEADETQNKSSTASGAESVSASAQDGIRVVDHPTRPEALVVVVPETASLQSVLDALDAKRKERGTPGPNKFIFLSGRCGSDEEVKTLFQATSENKNLLRDETGAAGNDQTLPNSELPVTSASDSDKEKFDGCVQLQEQQKRVVADPKNATVCTTERKMKLSLSTPQQTSTASNPVSRLGCKRLCIAPKVSNGESSVVVMSAPVAEVREECVCIPFSEPCSSEEKEMLRMRYKRISRRKQCLVPLSNEEPVLIFPEGTFFD
- the LOC113645604 gene encoding uncharacterized protein LOC113645604 isoform X3; protein product: MTSPRRPIILKRRKQPFQRNEADETQNKSSTASGAESVSASAQDGIRVVDHPTRPEALVVVVPETASLQSVLDALDAKRKERGTPGPNKFIFLSGRCGSDEEVKTLFQATSENKNLLRDETGAAGNDQTLPNSELPVTSASDSDKEKFDGCVQLQEPAVDPSASSFPQAMQVCYQQQQKRVVADPKNATVCTTERKMKLSLSTPQQTSTASNPVSRLGCKRLCIAPKVSNGESSVVVMSAPVAEVREECVCIPFSEPCSSEEKEMLRMRYKRISRRKQCLVPLSNEEPVLIFPEGTFFD